In a genomic window of Deltaproteobacteria bacterium:
- the pgk gene encoding phosphoglycerate kinase: MGIKGLSDLSLEGKRVLVRVDFNVPIDKKGRVSDDTRIRAALPTITYLRDRGCPVVLMSHLGRPKGKPNSALTLAPVAARLGRLLRTKVRFPGDVVGERVRREVSALKGGEVLLLENLRFYPGEEKNDVGFGKELAAYGEVFVNDAFGTAHRAHASNSAVAGLFEQRAAGFLIQDEMEYFGRALKNPVRPLVAVFGGVKISGKIQALNTVMKKVDKVLIGGAMANTFFVAMGYPVGKSIYEQDMVDVAAKVLRDSRRRKVKLFLPVDVVVASELTDRAQSFITTVQEIPGDMMALDTGPATRLLFREAIADAGTIVWNGPMGAFEVDSFSRGTYALIDDLASSHALTIVGGGDTDTALHKTGMFDRMSYVSTGGGAFLELLEGKNLPGIEALR; the protein is encoded by the coding sequence ATGGGGATCAAAGGGCTGTCAGATCTGAGTCTCGAAGGAAAGAGGGTTCTGGTCAGGGTTGATTTCAACGTGCCCATCGATAAGAAGGGGAGGGTGTCCGACGACACCCGAATCAGGGCTGCCCTTCCGACGATCACCTATCTTCGTGACCGTGGTTGCCCTGTCGTCTTGATGTCCCATCTCGGAAGGCCGAAGGGAAAGCCGAACAGCGCCCTGACCCTCGCTCCCGTGGCGGCAAGGCTGGGCAGACTCCTTCGGACGAAGGTGCGATTCCCGGGCGATGTGGTCGGCGAGAGGGTGAGAAGGGAGGTGAGCGCCCTGAAAGGGGGCGAGGTGCTTCTCTTAGAGAACCTGCGCTTCTACCCGGGTGAGGAGAAAAACGACGTGGGTTTCGGAAAGGAGCTCGCCGCGTACGGGGAGGTTTTCGTGAACGACGCCTTCGGAACGGCACACCGGGCCCACGCCTCCAACAGCGCCGTTGCCGGGCTCTTCGAGCAGAGGGCGGCGGGATTTCTGATTCAGGACGAAATGGAGTACTTCGGACGGGCCCTCAAGAACCCGGTGCGGCCTCTCGTGGCGGTATTCGGGGGGGTGAAAATATCCGGGAAGATCCAGGCATTGAACACCGTCATGAAAAAGGTGGATAAGGTGCTGATCGGCGGCGCCATGGCCAACACGTTTTTCGTAGCCATGGGCTATCCCGTGGGGAAGTCGATCTACGAGCAGGATATGGTGGATGTGGCGGCGAAGGTGCTGAGGGATTCGCGCAGGAGAAAGGTGAAGCTGTTCCTCCCCGTCGACGTCGTGGTGGCGTCTGAACTCACGGACAGGGCGCAAAGCTTTATCACCACCGTCCAGGAGATCCCCGGGGATATGATGGCCCTCGATACGGGACCCGCCACGAGGCTGCTCTTCAGGGAGGCGATCGCCGATGCGGGGACCATCGTGTGGAACGGCCCGATGGGGGCCTTCGAGGTCGATTCCTTCTCCCGGGGAACCTACGCCCTCATCGATGACCTGGCGTCCTCACATGCCCTCACGATCGTGGGCGGGGGAGATACGGACACGGCCCTTCACAAAACGGGGATGTTCGACAGGATGTCATACGTGTCGACGGGAGGAGGTGCCTTCCTCGAGCTTCTGGAGGGGAAGAACCTGCCGGGGATCGAGGCCCTCCGATAG
- a CDS encoding c-type cytochrome, whose translation MGTKYLTGMLVLLVATVMTVSGVPSRSSTSGDAPWGKDYFPDVSLTTHEGNTVRFFDDLVEGKVVVINFIFTSCPDSCPLETAQLREVQKILGDRVGDDVFMYSITIDPEHDTPGVLREYAEKFEVGPGWLFLTGKKEDITLLRKKLGVYSEADENEDLASHSLNLVIGNQKTGKWMRGSPFENPYVLATRIGSWLHNWKLPPRKDLDYAKAPKLRKISKGESIFRTRCASCHNIEAKEVKASGRRPIGPNLFGVTRNRDRAWLVRWLAEPDKMLEEKDPIATALLAEYNNVPMPNLRLSKVDIEALIAYMEEETHRLEHLSHDHTHGHSGGHDHH comes from the coding sequence ATGGGGACAAAGTACCTGACGGGCATGCTGGTTTTACTCGTCGCAACCGTCATGACAGTATCCGGAGTGCCGTCCCGATCGTCCACAAGTGGCGATGCACCGTGGGGGAAAGACTACTTCCCCGACGTTTCGCTCACCACCCATGAAGGGAATACCGTGCGGTTCTTCGACGACCTCGTCGAGGGCAAAGTGGTGGTGATCAATTTCATCTTCACCAGCTGTCCCGACTCGTGCCCGCTGGAGACTGCCCAGCTGCGGGAGGTCCAGAAGATCCTGGGGGACCGGGTCGGAGACGACGTCTTCATGTACTCGATCACCATCGACCCGGAACACGATACCCCCGGGGTGCTCAGGGAGTACGCGGAGAAGTTCGAGGTGGGCCCCGGATGGCTGTTCCTCACGGGAAAGAAGGAGGATATCACCCTGCTCCGGAAGAAGCTCGGCGTGTACAGCGAAGCAGACGAGAACGAGGACCTGGCGAGCCACAGCCTGAACCTCGTCATCGGCAATCAGAAAACGGGCAAGTGGATGAGAGGGTCGCCCTTCGAAAACCCCTACGTCCTGGCCACCCGGATCGGAAGCTGGCTTCACAACTGGAAGCTCCCCCCCAGGAAGGATCTGGACTACGCGAAGGCCCCGAAACTTCGGAAGATCTCGAAGGGAGAGAGCATCTTCCGGACCCGGTGTGCCTCCTGCCACAATATCGAGGCAAAGGAAGTCAAAGCATCAGGAAGGAGGCCTATCGGCCCAAACCTCTTCGGGGTTACCCGGAACCGGGACCGAGCATGGCTGGTACGCTGGCTGGCTGAGCCCGACAAGATGCTGGAAGAGAAAGACCCGATCGCCACCGCCCTCCTGGCCGAGTACAACAACGTCCCCATGCCCAACCTGCGGCTGAGCAAAGTCGATATCGAGGCGCTGATTGCCTACATGGAGGAAGAGACCCACAGGCTCGAACACCTGTCACACGACCACACACACGGTCACAGCGGAGGACATGACCACCACTGA
- a CDS encoding multicopper oxidase domain-containing protein, protein MKNNTPDTNEVASGSIKKAALSIASIPLGVLMTSLALAATLDFFGPPPPGDPSAFTGPLIGLEYADDFLATLPHANEGAFEGGATGTFRDAGENNSVPEEEEQSGGKFNVPTNSRPSPLFGATSFTQQMLRFESFGTDPLDPAGPAPAIGFPVPTTGPYPEQDPDNPARSGPAPEALAEFLDQDGIAPFPTEYANTLDENPWKSEIEAFLGRPLDTPPAEGRPPGRGWAHQRWNEFYPEVHYATAQAGAHVNSGWRDRRQKHGYRLGEFGSGGLYHTVYESSIPGTPRIKGTTEGLEVRFHPNMPVQDHKALWTFDGTLPPKLLSVRYGQPVLMRHYNALPIDPAANRGFGLHTISTHEHNGHTPAESDGYTNAFFFPGQFYDYRWPLQLAGYDTINTDATDPRAAFPCSPGETLYVYGKNPGRKSCENGSIRIRGDWRETMSTHWFHDHMLDFTAQNVYKGNAVMMNYYSALDRGKEDFEDGVNLRLPSGTALPWGNRDYDVNLMIADKAWDREGQQWYNIFNLDGFLGDHVLVNWLYHPYLKVRARRYRLRILNGSVARYFTFALVKQVQGRGGEIPGPKDSRVSYNRVPFHMIANDGNIMEHAVPFDGTMDLNGDGSLLDHKGILPTQAIAERYDIIVDFSKHGIEPGDKLYLVNILEHKNGRRPEGRISLEDVLSENYRAKLEDDDGDGVPDRWVDGDPAVGKFLEFRVYPYSGNDPSMDPGEYEPGGKKMIPLTIDRDDPADQVKLAAARHRTFEFGRSSGTDEAPWTIKTDGGGGFAMDPRRISASPQLANGPTDAGFSGDGTLEIWSIEGNGGWSHPVHVHFEEGVILTRGGEAPPEWEKWARKDVYRIGRMDDSTDSVEIAIRFREFAGTYMEHCHNTTHEDHAMLLRWDLEHPGQVELMPTPLPTWDGVEYVDSVALPTFRSGDGVGPSTN, encoded by the coding sequence ATGAAGAACAACACACCCGATACAAACGAGGTCGCGTCCGGATCGATCAAAAAGGCCGCCCTCTCAATCGCATCCATACCACTCGGGGTTCTCATGACATCACTTGCTCTCGCGGCAACACTCGATTTCTTCGGCCCGCCCCCCCCTGGAGATCCCTCTGCATTCACCGGGCCTCTGATCGGGCTCGAGTATGCAGACGATTTCCTCGCCACCCTCCCCCATGCCAACGAAGGGGCTTTCGAAGGAGGCGCCACGGGCACGTTCCGTGACGCGGGGGAAAACAATTCCGTGCCGGAAGAGGAGGAGCAGTCGGGGGGGAAATTCAACGTTCCCACCAACAGCAGGCCGAGCCCGCTCTTCGGGGCCACGTCGTTTACCCAGCAGATGCTCCGGTTCGAATCATTCGGCACGGATCCGCTCGATCCAGCCGGGCCGGCCCCTGCCATCGGCTTCCCGGTCCCCACGACAGGACCATACCCGGAGCAGGATCCGGATAACCCCGCACGGAGCGGTCCCGCACCCGAAGCCCTCGCGGAATTTCTCGACCAGGACGGGATTGCCCCTTTCCCCACGGAATACGCGAACACCCTGGATGAGAACCCCTGGAAATCGGAGATCGAAGCGTTCCTCGGACGCCCCCTCGATACCCCTCCAGCCGAGGGCCGTCCGCCGGGACGGGGCTGGGCCCACCAGCGGTGGAACGAATTCTACCCCGAGGTGCACTACGCGACCGCCCAGGCGGGAGCTCACGTGAACAGCGGGTGGAGGGACAGAAGGCAGAAACACGGTTACCGTCTCGGAGAATTCGGCTCCGGCGGGCTCTATCACACCGTGTACGAATCCTCGATCCCGGGTACGCCGAGAATCAAGGGAACCACGGAGGGACTCGAAGTCCGGTTTCACCCGAACATGCCCGTCCAGGACCACAAGGCCCTCTGGACCTTCGACGGAACGCTCCCACCAAAGCTCCTTTCCGTGCGTTACGGACAGCCGGTCCTGATGCGCCACTACAACGCACTGCCCATCGACCCGGCGGCCAACCGCGGGTTCGGTCTCCACACCATCTCGACCCACGAGCACAACGGCCACACCCCGGCCGAGAGCGACGGCTACACCAACGCGTTCTTCTTCCCGGGGCAGTTCTACGACTACCGCTGGCCACTGCAGCTCGCCGGGTACGACACCATCAACACCGATGCGACCGACCCCAGGGCGGCTTTTCCCTGTTCCCCCGGTGAAACGCTCTACGTGTATGGTAAAAACCCGGGGAGGAAGAGCTGCGAGAACGGGTCCATCAGGATCAGGGGCGATTGGCGGGAGACCATGAGCACTCACTGGTTCCACGACCACATGCTCGATTTCACCGCCCAGAACGTGTACAAGGGAAACGCGGTGATGATGAACTACTACAGCGCCCTTGACCGGGGCAAGGAGGACTTCGAGGACGGGGTCAACCTCCGGCTGCCGAGCGGCACCGCCCTGCCCTGGGGCAACCGGGACTACGACGTCAACCTGATGATCGCCGACAAGGCCTGGGACCGGGAGGGCCAGCAGTGGTACAACATCTTCAACCTCGACGGGTTCCTGGGGGACCACGTGCTCGTCAACTGGCTCTACCACCCCTACCTCAAGGTCCGGGCCCGACGGTACCGCTTGCGCATCCTGAACGGCTCTGTTGCCCGCTACTTCACCTTCGCCCTGGTTAAGCAGGTTCAGGGAAGGGGTGGAGAGATTCCCGGGCCGAAGGACTCCAGGGTCTCCTACAACCGGGTGCCCTTCCACATGATCGCCAACGACGGGAACATCATGGAGCACGCCGTACCCTTTGACGGGACCATGGATCTCAACGGCGATGGCAGTCTCCTCGACCACAAGGGTATACTCCCGACCCAGGCCATCGCGGAGCGCTACGACATCATCGTGGACTTCAGCAAACATGGAATCGAACCGGGAGATAAGTTATACTTGGTAAACATACTCGAGCACAAAAACGGGAGACGGCCCGAGGGCAGGATCTCCCTCGAGGACGTTCTGTCCGAAAACTACAGGGCCAAACTCGAAGACGATGACGGGGACGGAGTGCCCGACCGCTGGGTCGACGGCGACCCGGCCGTGGGGAAGTTCCTTGAATTCAGGGTGTACCCGTACTCCGGGAACGACCCGAGCATGGATCCCGGCGAATACGAACCGGGGGGAAAGAAGATGATACCCCTTACGATCGATCGGGACGATCCGGCCGATCAGGTGAAGCTGGCCGCTGCTCGTCACCGGACCTTCGAGTTCGGACGCTCGAGCGGGACCGACGAGGCCCCGTGGACCATAAAGACGGATGGAGGAGGCGGATTCGCCATGGATCCCAGGCGAATTTCTGCGTCTCCCCAGCTCGCCAACGGACCTACCGATGCAGGCTTCAGCGGGGACGGCACGCTGGAGATCTGGAGCATCGAAGGAAACGGAGGCTGGAGCCACCCGGTCCACGTCCACTTCGAAGAGGGGGTAATACTCACCCGGGGAGGTGAAGCACCCCCTGAGTGGGAGAAGTGGGCCAGAAAGGACGTCTATCGGATCGGACGGATGGACGACAGCACCGATAGCGTCGAAATCGCAATCCGGTTCAGGGAGTTCGCGGGAACATACATGGAGCACTGCCACAACACAACGCATGAGGACCACGCCATGCTGCTCCGTTGGGACCTGGAGCATCCGGGCCAGGTCGAGCTGATGCCGACTCCACTCCCGACCTGGGACGGGGTCGAGTACGTGGACTCCGTTGCGCTCCCCACGTTCAGGAGCGGCGACGGTGTGGGGCCATCCACCAACTGA
- a CDS encoding CPBP family intramembrane metalloprotease — MPIHVSEKLKPYLIWLAVTVAIKAISPSFSGLTGSLSSLFTGVILLYTPCIYYWYRGEKMVFLKGKGILASLCWFPAVAGASIALYVAYVKLGGGQFYPEKFHLLTTSGSMKFWLTSLIVVALPEEFFFRGFLFDRIEGSAQTKIIVTSILFSITHIVIGFSLIRFLTFLPGISLGFLRHKTGEVYTPALLHTLFNLIHWASSV, encoded by the coding sequence ATGCCGATACACGTTTCCGAGAAGCTGAAACCCTACCTGATCTGGCTCGCCGTCACCGTGGCCATCAAAGCGATATCCCCCTCTTTCTCCGGCTTGACGGGTAGCCTGTCCTCCCTGTTCACGGGGGTGATCCTGCTGTATACGCCGTGCATATACTACTGGTACCGGGGAGAAAAGATGGTTTTTCTCAAGGGGAAGGGTATTCTTGCCTCCCTCTGCTGGTTCCCTGCCGTCGCCGGGGCATCGATTGCCCTGTACGTGGCGTACGTGAAGCTGGGAGGCGGGCAATTTTACCCCGAGAAGTTCCACCTCCTCACAACAAGCGGGTCCATGAAGTTCTGGCTTACCTCACTGATCGTCGTTGCCCTGCCGGAGGAGTTTTTTTTCCGGGGTTTTCTGTTCGACAGGATAGAAGGCAGCGCGCAGACAAAAATTATCGTGACGTCGATCCTGTTCTCGATTACCCACATCGTGATCGGATTTTCCCTGATCCGCTTTCTGACCTTCCTGCCCGGGATCTCGCTTGGGTTCCTGCGTCACAAAACGGGTGAGGTCTACACCCCGGCGCTCCTTCACACCCTCTTCAACCTGATCCACTGGGCGAGCAGCGTGTGA
- a CDS encoding HAD-IA family hydrolase, translated as MKRMYKKLIIFDLDGTLVDSGHDLAGSINHTLRYLGSKPLPLNTILSRVGNGVSILIEEGLGKEGQRLLGDALNIFLRHYEQHLLDTTTVYPGVQEALKYHEGSFRFALLTNKPLYLTEIILSDLSLDALFDPAVGGDSPGMKKPDPRGVLRILEETGTRPGEAVIVGDSINDVLAGRGSGVEVVGAGYGLGARDFALHPPDHIIDTFPELFEIVGPV; from the coding sequence ATGAAGAGGATGTACAAAAAACTCATCATATTCGATCTCGACGGCACGCTCGTCGATTCAGGCCACGACCTTGCCGGCTCGATAAACCACACTCTCAGATACCTGGGGAGCAAACCGCTGCCTCTTAATACGATACTTTCCCGGGTGGGCAACGGTGTCTCCATTCTCATAGAGGAGGGCCTCGGCAAGGAAGGGCAGCGTCTCCTCGGAGACGCCCTGAACATCTTCCTCAGGCACTACGAGCAGCATCTCCTGGACACGACCACCGTCTACCCCGGCGTGCAGGAAGCGCTGAAATACCACGAGGGGAGCTTCCGGTTCGCCCTCCTGACGAACAAACCGCTCTACCTGACAGAAATCATCCTCAGCGACCTGAGCCTCGATGCCCTGTTCGACCCCGCCGTCGGAGGAGACTCCCCCGGGATGAAGAAGCCCGATCCCCGGGGGGTCCTCCGCATCCTCGAAGAAACGGGCACACGACCCGGGGAGGCGGTCATCGTGGGGGACTCCATCAACGACGTGCTCGCGGGCCGGGGCTCGGGTGTGGAAGTCGTCGGGGCAGGGTACGGCCTGGGCGCCAGAGACTTTGCGCTGCACCCCCCGGACCACATCATCGATACATTTCCCGAACTTTTCGAAATCGTCGGTCCCGTCTAA
- a CDS encoding response regulator: protein MKAPRNRSLDILIVDDEKDVLDVLKEMIELIGHRVTATVSPKEAIEIAGRKKFDIIITDITMPGLTGWELLARMKEIGVSAPVLLISGRADSIPGERIAAEGGAGILPKPFRLDDLRSTIRGLIEKEGTG, encoded by the coding sequence GTGAAGGCCCCACGGAATCGGAGTCTCGACATTCTCATCGTGGACGACGAAAAGGACGTGCTCGACGTCCTCAAGGAGATGATCGAACTGATCGGCCACCGTGTCACCGCGACGGTTTCCCCGAAGGAAGCGATCGAAATCGCGGGCCGGAAGAAATTCGATATCATCATTACGGACATCACCATGCCCGGGCTAACCGGCTGGGAGCTCCTTGCAAGGATGAAAGAGATAGGGGTCAGTGCCCCCGTTCTTCTCATCAGCGGCCGGGCCGATTCGATACCCGGGGAGAGGATAGCGGCCGAGGGAGGGGCGGGCATTCTGCCCAAGCCGTTCCGGCTCGATGACCTGAGAAGCACCATAAGGGGCCTCATCGAGAAAGAGGGAACGGGGTGA
- a CDS encoding biotin synthase BioB: protein MRDFLLSIERKAVNGEGIGFDEALSVLAVGKDWIFDLIGVTERVKSAFIGNRVRLCSIV from the coding sequence ATGAGAGATTTTCTCCTTTCAATCGAGAGGAAGGCGGTAAATGGCGAGGGAATCGGTTTTGACGAGGCCCTCTCGGTCCTTGCCGTCGGTAAGGATTGGATTTTCGATCTCATCGGCGTGACGGAACGGGTAAAGAGCGCTTTCATCGGCAACAGGGTGAGGCTCTGCTCGATCGTCAA
- the bioB gene encoding biotin synthase BioB encodes SKIEKYPLLRAEEIVKRARAAKEDGAREFSIVTSGPGLRKREEIEVIGAAIEEISGKLGLETCVSVGIVSRETIEYFRAKGLKSFHHNLETSRAFFPNVCTTHDYEEDVETVRDAKRAGLWVCCGGIFGLGESDRDRVDLAMTLRELDVDSIPLNFLNPIPGTPDAGKDELDPFTCLKIIAMMRLVNPRKEIIVCGGREVNLRDLQCLIFPAGASGTMLGNYLTTRGRPMEDDIKMLEDLGLDWKGEGFHGG; translated from the coding sequence TCGAAGATAGAGAAGTACCCCCTCCTTCGGGCAGAGGAAATAGTTAAGAGGGCGAGAGCCGCGAAAGAGGATGGTGCGAGGGAGTTTTCCATCGTCACCTCCGGGCCGGGCCTCAGGAAGAGGGAAGAAATCGAGGTGATCGGAGCCGCTATCGAGGAGATAAGCGGAAAGCTCGGGCTCGAGACCTGTGTGAGCGTTGGGATCGTGTCGAGGGAGACGATCGAATATTTCAGGGCAAAAGGCCTGAAAAGCTTCCACCACAACCTGGAGACCTCGCGGGCCTTTTTCCCGAACGTCTGCACGACGCACGATTACGAAGAGGACGTTGAGACCGTGAGGGATGCGAAGAGAGCGGGGCTGTGGGTCTGTTGCGGAGGCATTTTCGGCCTGGGTGAGTCGGACAGGGACAGGGTGGATCTGGCGATGACCCTGAGGGAACTGGATGTCGACTCGATTCCCCTGAATTTTTTGAACCCGATTCCGGGAACCCCCGACGCGGGAAAAGACGAGCTCGACCCCTTTACCTGCCTGAAGATCATCGCCATGATGCGGCTCGTCAACCCGAGGAAGGAAATTATCGTGTGCGGCGGCAGGGAGGTGAATCTCAGGGACCTGCAGTGCCTGATCTTTCCTGCCGGGGCGTCGGGGACCATGCTGGGGAATTACCTCACCACCCGCGGGCGGCCGATGGAGGATGACATCAAGATGCTGGAGGACCTCGGTCTCGACTGGAAGGGAGAAGGGTTCCATGGCGGATGA